From Deinococcus carri, the proteins below share one genomic window:
- a CDS encoding phosphatase PAP2 family protein, with protein METFWLAVTQLGRDEVFIVVLALYTWLVRPRGGQNLGVAFALSYLVNSALKYGFSLPRPFTENPEVASAAARATAGGPGLPSGHAQMAATLWGGMAAQVGRAGMWGVALVLIALIAVSRLALHVHYPSDVMVGLLLGAAFAWMAVQGHFSQEGALRWVVPLILLAVAAFLPAGTPREYGTGLGLLAGFWFSRPDFAPPRDVAGRIIVGLLGLLIVFAVYFGLGALPQAVKDIGLVRALRYAVLVVVAVEGVPLLLRRWMHRG; from the coding sequence ATGGAAACTTTCTGGCTGGCGGTCACGCAACTTGGGCGTGATGAGGTCTTTATCGTGGTGCTCGCGCTGTACACCTGGCTGGTGAGGCCGCGAGGGGGCCAGAATCTGGGTGTGGCGTTCGCCCTCTCGTACCTGGTCAACAGCGCGCTGAAGTACGGCTTCAGTCTCCCCCGCCCCTTCACCGAAAACCCGGAGGTCGCCAGCGCGGCAGCCCGTGCCACAGCAGGCGGTCCCGGCCTGCCCAGCGGGCACGCGCAGATGGCTGCGACCCTGTGGGGCGGAATGGCCGCACAGGTCGGGCGGGCCGGGATGTGGGGGGTCGCGCTGGTGCTGATTGCCCTGATTGCCGTCTCGCGGCTGGCGCTGCACGTCCACTATCCCAGCGACGTGATGGTGGGGCTGCTGCTAGGGGCCGCCTTTGCCTGGATGGCAGTTCAGGGGCACTTTTCGCAGGAGGGGGCGCTGCGGTGGGTAGTGCCGCTGATCCTGCTGGCCGTGGCCGCCTTCCTCCCAGCGGGCACGCCGCGCGAGTACGGTACTGGGCTGGGCCTGCTGGCGGGCTTCTGGTTCTCGCGGCCCGACTTCGCGCCCCCACGGGACGTCGCGGGGCGGATCATCGTGGGGCTGCTGGGGCTGCTGATTGTGTTTGCCGTGTACTTCGGGCTGGGGGCGTTGCCGCAGGCGGTCAAGGACATCGGGCTGGTGCGGGCGCTGCGGTATGCCGTACTGGTGGTGGTGGCGGTGGAGGGCGTACCGCTGCTGCTGCGGCGCTGGATGCATCGGGGGTGA
- a CDS encoding ABC transporter ATP-binding protein: MTVPTDNVLQTVRHNSDYALELRNITKRFPLVLANDNISMQVRWGSVHALCGENGAGKSTLMKIVYGAQPPTSGEIVVDGEVVNLSDPSQAIARGIGMVFQHFMLVDTLSVTENVILGAEPRAGTSIDYAGARRRVAELIRQFGFDLNPDALVGDLPVGLQQKVEILKTLYRGARILILDEPTAVLTPSETDELFDFLKNQYAASGNAVIFISHKLHEVLHISDTISVIRDGKMIGTIPAEGATTETLARMMVGRDVSLKVQKAPARPGEVALDVRNVTVKGEHGNAVSNVSFQVRAGEIVGIAGVEGNGQSELVEAITGLQAVSGGEITYLGHPARGVREVEASGLSHIPEDRNERGLVLDMTTAENYILGEHDRAPFAGRLGFLKLDVIEENARVLSEKYDVRPRSASLQAGRYSGGNAQKLIVAREMRKGPKILVASQPTRGVDIGAIEFIHARIVEARDQGLAVLLVSADLGEVMNLSDRILVMYEGQVVGEVDAATASETQLGLLMTGSGGTSGRSGAVSESQEYGSR; the protein is encoded by the coding sequence ATGACCGTCCCGACCGACAACGTGCTGCAAACGGTGCGGCACAACTCCGACTACGCGCTGGAATTGCGGAACATCACCAAGCGCTTTCCGCTGGTGCTCGCCAACGACAACATCTCGATGCAGGTGCGCTGGGGCAGCGTCCATGCGCTGTGCGGCGAGAACGGCGCGGGCAAAAGTACCCTGATGAAGATCGTCTACGGCGCGCAGCCCCCGACGAGCGGCGAGATCGTCGTGGACGGCGAGGTCGTGAACCTCAGCGACCCGTCGCAGGCCATCGCACGCGGCATCGGCATGGTGTTCCAGCACTTCATGCTGGTGGACACCCTCAGCGTCACCGAGAACGTGATTCTGGGGGCGGAACCCAGGGCGGGCACCTCCATCGACTACGCCGGGGCGCGCCGCCGCGTGGCGGAACTGATCAGGCAGTTCGGCTTCGACCTCAACCCCGACGCGCTGGTGGGCGACCTGCCCGTGGGCCTCCAGCAGAAGGTGGAGATTCTCAAGACGCTCTACCGCGGCGCGCGCATCCTGATTCTGGACGAGCCGACCGCTGTGCTGACCCCCAGCGAGACGGACGAACTGTTCGACTTCCTGAAAAACCAGTACGCGGCCAGCGGCAACGCCGTGATCTTCATCAGCCACAAGCTGCACGAGGTGCTGCACATCAGCGACACCATCAGCGTGATCCGCGACGGCAAGATGATCGGGACCATCCCTGCCGAGGGGGCCACCACCGAGACGCTCGCCCGCATGATGGTGGGCCGCGACGTGTCCCTGAAGGTGCAAAAGGCCCCCGCCCGCCCCGGTGAGGTGGCCCTGGATGTCCGCAACGTGACCGTGAAGGGCGAACACGGCAACGCCGTGAGCAACGTCTCCTTCCAGGTGCGGGCGGGCGAGATTGTCGGCATCGCGGGGGTGGAGGGCAACGGCCAGAGCGAGCTGGTGGAGGCCATTACCGGCCTGCAGGCCGTGTCGGGCGGCGAGATCACCTACCTGGGCCACCCCGCCCGCGGTGTGCGCGAGGTGGAGGCCAGCGGCCTCTCGCACATCCCGGAGGACCGCAACGAGCGCGGGCTGGTGCTGGACATGACCACCGCCGAGAACTACATCCTGGGCGAGCACGACCGCGCGCCCTTCGCCGGGCGGCTGGGCTTCCTGAAGCTGGACGTGATCGAGGAAAACGCCCGCGTCCTCAGCGAGAAGTACGACGTGCGGCCCCGCAGTGCCAGCCTCCAGGCGGGCCGCTACAGCGGCGGCAACGCGCAGAAGCTGATCGTGGCCCGCGAGATGCGCAAGGGGCCGAAAATCCTGGTCGCCAGCCAGCCCACCCGTGGCGTGGACATCGGGGCCATCGAGTTCATCCACGCCCGCATCGTCGAGGCGCGGGACCAGGGCCTCGCCGTACTGCTCGTCAGCGCCGACCTGGGCGAGGTAATGAACCTCTCCGACCGCATCCTGGTGATGTACGAGGGCCAGGTCGTGGGCGAGGTGGACGCGGCCACCGCCAGCGAAACCCAGCTCGGCCTGCTGATGACCGGCAGCGGGGGCACCAGCGGCCGCAGCGGCGCGGTCAGCGAGAGCCAGGAGTACGGCTCACGCTGA